A single genomic interval of Pithys albifrons albifrons isolate INPA30051 chromosome 11, PitAlb_v1, whole genome shotgun sequence harbors:
- the AIRE gene encoding autoimmune regulator, producing the protein MAGPAGDGDLRRLLKLHRTEIAMAVDDVFPLLHGLADHDVVPEHMFKETLSRAEREGPHRAFHALLTWLLGRDAAAVRDFWAVLFKDYNLERYTQLGSVRSAFPREVELGRQRRGRRLSPSPTAPAPHRPQGKRKAPEERDKPRAAQHSPRHTASPGPLAKAKTVKKPESTDSSCTPRAGALQAVAPSVQRAVAVAGSEVPISRGAIEGILIKHVLEPSSSKTGSKAGDEPYTLAVCEQPGARSRSHSLKAPARSKASQRTREPQLHSQDQLPAPTVYNQDPVPHQENEDECAACGDGGELICCDGCPRAFHLSCLVPPLPRVPSGTWRCGSCVTSVAETGGLLEADTAVQRPPEIPGEEECDAHPGGADGSICSRCFIRIPAPQHGPTPSVDPRGLLLCTSCKATPGTGSLETTTSAGDQPFQAAKAEEGALSSDPVLSRDELDALLGEGTWDGILQWAFHSMARPLADSHGLLA; encoded by the exons ATGGCAGGGCCGGCCGGGGACGGCGACCTGCGGCGCCTGTTGAAGCTGCACCGCACCGAGATCGCCATGGCAGTGGACGATGTGTTCCCGCTACTGCACGGCCTGGCCGATCACGACGTCGTCCCTGAGCACatgttcaag GAGACTCTGAGCCGGGCGGAGCGGGAGGGCCCACACCGCGCCTTCCACGCGCTGCTCACCTGGCTGCTGGGCCGCGACGCCGCTGCCGTCCGAGACTTCTGGGCCGTGCTCTTCAAGGACTACAACCTGGAGCGCTACACGCAGCTCGGGTCCGTCCGCAGCGCCTTCCCCAGAG AGGTAGAGCTGGGGCGGCAGCGCCGGGGCAGGCgtctctcccccagccccacggcCCCGGCCCCACATAGACCCCAAGGCAAGAGGAAAGCCCCCGAGGAGCGGGACAAGCCCCGGGCAGCACAGCACTCCCCACGGCACACTGCCAGTCCTG GGCCCCTGGCGAAGGCAAAGACTGTGAAGAAGCCAGAGAGCACAGATAGCTCCTGCACCCCTCGTGCTGGCG CCCTCCAGGCAGTGGCTCCCTcagtgcagagagcagtggctgTGGCAGGCAGTGAGGTGCCCATCAGCCGTGGGGCCATCGAGGGCATCCTCATCAAACACGTGCTGGAGCCGA GCAGCTCCAAGACAGGCAGCAAGGCTGGGGACGAGCCATACACCCTGGCTGTCTGCGAGCAGCCGGGAGCCAGGAGCAGAAGCCACAGCCTGAAGGCCCCTGCCCGATCTAAAGCATCTCAAAGA ACCAGGGAACCCCAGCTGCACTCCCAggaccagctgccagcacccACTGTGTACAACCAGGACCCTGTGCCCCACCAG gagaaTGAGGATGAGTGTGCAGCATGTGGTGACGGCGGTGAGCTCATCTGCTGTGATGGCTGCCCCAGGGCCTTCCACCTCAGCTGCCTGGTGCCCCCACTGCCACGTGTTCCCAG TGGGACGTGGAGATGCGGCTCTTGTGTGACGAGTGTGGCCGAGACAGGTGGGCTGCTGGAGGCAGATACGGCTGTGCAACGACCTCCTGAGATCCCAGGGGAGGAGGAATGTGACGCCCATCCAGGTGGAGCTGATGGGAGCATCTGTAGCCGCTGCTTCATCCGGATCCCTGCACCCCAACACGGTCCTACTCCCAGTGTGGACCCCAG ggggctgctgctctgcacatccTGCAAGGCCACCCCGGGCACGGGCAGCCTGGAGACAACCACATCAGCTGGTGACCAACCATTCCAGGCAGCCAAG gcagaggaaggagccCTCAGCAGTgaccctgtgctgagcagggatgAGCTCGATGCACTCCTGGGTGAG GGCACGTGGGATGGGATCTTGCAGTGGGCATTCCACAGCATGGCACGGCCACTCGCAGACAGCCATGGCCTCCTTGCTTAG
- the LOC139677191 gene encoding uncharacterized protein, with protein MEAVDTEVRARKTLGTVEYVEASGFAQGVLPTRRDVVQNMLYLLQPKRAGQAQRSKEDAAQLLAEHLQEHWLVCNLHTIATQNIKKLILKMYEEFTRLYQTRKQRQNDAFCKRADRFNEGSEKLFDVFCTDVQMRDKLEECSGIKMTSIEWKFLEDQRSERKMYYEDFTEKQELKMMERRQKIQCLEHFRKLAREEKEGSKAKEKVRGEEQSDRGTSVDEPCPAEEENGSAPAFSLRGRRKRRCPTATTATNAPLEGEHIRMSIRRVRPGFYETVEKVKDC; from the coding sequence ATGGAAGCGGTGGACACCGAGGTGAGGGCGCGCAAGACTCTGGGCACTGTGGAGTACGTGGAGGCCTCGGGGTTCGCGCAGGGCGTGCTGCCCACCCGCAGGGATGTGGTGCAGAACATGCTGTACCTGCTGCAGCCCAAGCGCGCCGGCCAGGCCCAGCGTTCCAAGGAGGACGCGGCCCAGCTGCTCGCTGAGCACCTGCAGGAGCACTGGCTGGTCTGCAACCTGCACACCATCGCCACGCAGAACATAAAGAAACTCATCCTCAAAATGTACGAGGAGTTCACCAGGTTGTACCAGACCAGGAAGCAGAGACAGAACGACGCATTCTGCAAGCGAGCCGACAGATTCAACGAGGGCTCGGAGAAGCTTTTCGATGTGTTTTGTACAGACGTGCAAATGAGAGATAAACTGGAGGAGTGCAGTGGGATAAAAATGACCAGCATCGAGTGGAAGTTTCTGGAAGACCAGAGGAGCGAGAGAAAAATGTACTACGAAGATTTCACAGAGAAGCAGGAGCTGAAGATGATGGAGAGGAGGCAGAAGATCCAGTGTCTGGAGCACTTCAGGAAGCTGGCccgggaggagaaggagggcaGCAAGGCCAAGGAGAAGGTCAGGGGCGAGGAGCAGTCGGACAGGGGCACGAGCGTGGACGAGCCATGCCCCGCAGAGGAGGAGAACGGCAGCGCCCCGGCCTTCTCGCTGCGGGGCCGGCGCAAGCGCCGCTGCCCTACGGCCACCACTGCCACCAACGCGCCCCTGGAGGGCGAGCACATACGGATGAGCATCCgcagggtcaggcctggctTCTACGAGACTGTGGAGAAGGTGAAGGACTGCTAG